A region of Leptidea sinapis chromosome 4, ilLepSina1.1, whole genome shotgun sequence DNA encodes the following proteins:
- the LOC126979825 gene encoding charged multivesicular body protein 3: MGLFGKSPERNPKEMVNEWSHRLRKEGYNLDRQIRAIQREEDKIKRSLKEAASKNDKQVCTILAKEIIRSRKAISKIYTSKAHLNSVQMQMKNQLATLRVAGALSKSTEVMQAMQALVRLPEVAHTMQEMSKEMMRAGIIEEMLDETMSAVEDEEEMEEAAQSEVDKVLWELTQGKLGEAPAPPSAVAAPSTSKQTEEEPDETELDEMQSRLEALRS, from the exons atggGGTTATTTGGAAAATCTCCAGAGCGAAATCCCAAGGAAATG gTAAATGAATGGTCTCACAGGCTACGGAAAGAAGGATATAATTTAGATAGACAAATTAGag CAATTCAAAGAGaagaagataaaataaaaagatcaTTGAAGGAAGCAGCATCAAAGAATGATAAACAAGTGTGTACAATATTGGCAAAAGAAATAATCAGATCAAGGAAGGCAATAAGTAAAATTTACACCAGTAAAGCACATTTAAATTCTGTACAGATGCAGATGAAAAATCAATTAG CCACATTAAGAGTAGCTGGAGCCTTATCGAAATCTACAGAG GTAATGCAAGCTATGCAGGCATTGGTTCGTCTACCTGAAGTGGCTCATACTATGCAAGAAATGAGCAAGGAGATGATGAGGGCCGGCATTATCGAGGAGATGCTGGATGAGACCATGTCTGCAGTTGAGGATGAAGAGGAAATGGAGGAAGCGGCACAGAGTGAGGTGGACAAG gtgcTCTGGGAGTTAACACAAGGGAAGCTAGGTGAAGCGCCGGCGCCTCCGAGTGCTGTTGCGGCACCTTCCACCAGTAAGCAAACGGAGGAGGAACCGGATGAAACTGAACTAGATGAAATGCAGTCTAGGCTTGAAGCTTTGCGATCGTAA